From a single Sparus aurata chromosome 13, fSpaAur1.1, whole genome shotgun sequence genomic region:
- the shroom1 gene encoding protein Shroom1 isoform X1, which translates to MDSYNFHFERMSNVDLHPLSLPVSRLSPAKSNSSIADQLAHHQHGKGDSAYSSFSGGSTAPDYPSPFLPDDLQSSSFSHYADLKYVKSIYHPTQVLQSDSKTMDQLYRSVEAISQQYRNNTSIKVNHHNGNDSFHSNNKALSKQEVPSQGAHPPVRPPPVPARMDSFIATKNLENSRVHRQGTEPQQQPRHNSRLHPQPHGLNTPRPEKANPDTGNPSINSDPVYSVWRGPQQQQPQAQQPPSYRPHLQPHDQTRVPLNPEYLYIMDNKTASEQHKSANILSRSPPRGTSQAEHLKPRQLSSSGACNGDHHNKPSSHFESQRKRSKSAHDWLGSEPARAASPWNAGQSLINSSIQHKGQFYFVTGVCKLSDSASVCGSEAGSESSTVPETHQLREKERCHSTMDNLFRPLQESSRTSSGVIPDEREVFTSVSHGKDLSSRSQDQENRRLSLTSMRSAQSFDTLEDIDMMQSREIGRHTANNPIFYCGPDRNCPTPTQEVTSVNEQANHHKREEQAKRGKRQPLGDVASERINKETTPLLYHLTGANRAALQPKKNDFSVKGKEAVQNKTGHGDLADNGNERPSKSDTNTNDRGEVISACNTLDDSFKKYYKEKLKDAQSKVLKETSFKRKDLQLSWPHRVRQKPEMRPTVIHSFSSSQDSETSTETLTPSVASEETEKGSIKEEDRESHWEMDKETEKENGRPEKVAQPQVARIGGRRRLTPEQKKMCYSEPEKLHQLGGGPVHSACRSFGNESDSLFGIECEGEEHVQKGEQGLVAARRKMFETRGRALSASSASKTNLKHLQHKALVEYMERKTGQKVAEPQQPAPQLPPPPRQRHSLGEKPFDWGPRPSSAIHEGKNTKKKLNRPHSAGRILDSSTSSIRYAQFFSAQSCSGQYAGQSNQLKWRESRGPSQGKSVSVESLLDQPEPPSFFRNRSTSTPHTLEDLEAHDREKDPVPVNSMETSRPQKNPTDESLIKPEGQQRVRVVAQRGKSMEELGASKLTRPSALSKSSEQLDQLGRFSAGPGGPERDKRSVSFFAEVQSAHGQERGWNKHHVTEQVGPEPEVVGQKNTQGQMQNQTQKKLLKQNSEPGQDASVGTRNSSRSTSPASSSSSRARVHSGPPGSATVEFRSSRPPSETASHPPSPRSLEPSEREINSTSSTPTQTKLPSENRLSSSRARTSVTGPETEQSVDEPGGDAPPPDSNHEVSLSCGVTTDPSLWILPPEEEIREELQTSLLTDNVFDDESSSSAPPAPISETSVSPCTSVSDADISQQVEEEITPETEDEKPGENQENEERGTPEGETESLEKPAERPQWEELVEAVVTADQSLARVLYPLASRKTALMLMEQLLSEDTLLMEEHYKKKQEQKGAAETAEPVEGADPSPRPSAAESLKPQSTDLQSNADVTEKKRLLVSYIEARLHSLEEMRNPLQTEIQENVAHGEALEVLVRERCQPVELERYNLFIGDLERVVSLLLCLSARLARVQNALSTVDQHTDAEEKQSLDSRHRLLCKQREDAKDLKDNLDRRENLVSTFLSRQLSAEQLQDYRRFVQTKASLLIRQKDLEEKQRLGEEQLEALNNSLHL; encoded by the exons ATGGATTCCTACAACTTCCACTTTGAGAGAATGAGCAACGTGGACCTGCATCCTCTGAGCCTGCCTGTCAGCCGGCTCTCCCCAGCCAAGTCCAACAGCAGCATTGCCGACCAACTTGCTCATCACCAGCACGGCAAAGGAGACTCCGCCTACAGCTCCTTTTCTGGCGGTTCCACCGCGCCGGACTAcccctctcccttcctcccaGACGACCTACAGTCCAGTTCCTTCAGCCACTATGCTGATCTTAAGTACGTGAAGTCCATTTACCATCCGACCCAGGTTCTGCAGTCCGACTCAAAGACCATGGACCAGCTGTATCGCTCTGTAGAAGCTATCTCACAGCAGTACCGCAACAATACCAGCATCAAAGTAAACCACCACAATGGCAATGACAGTTTCCATTCCAACAACAAAGCACTCTCTAAACAAGAGGTACCCTCCCAAGGAGCTCaccctcctgtccgtcctcctccAGTCCCGGCACGCATGGATAGTTTCATAGCCACAAAAAACTTGGAGAACAGCAGGGTCCACCGGCAGGGTACTGAGCCTCAACAACAACCCAGACACAACAGTCGACTCCATCCACAGCCCCATGGCCTGAACACCCCAAGACCTGAGAAGGCTAACCCAGATACAGGCAACCCGAGCATTAATTCTGACCCAGTGTACTCAGTTTGGAGGGGCCCACAACAGCAACAGCCTCAGGCCCAGCAGCCACCAAGCTACCGCCCCCACCTCCAGCCTCATGATCAGACCAGGGTGCCGTTGAACCCTGAATATCTTTACATCATGGATAACAAAACTGCCTCTGAGCAGCACAAGTCAGCAAACATCCTCAGCCGATCACCTCCCCGAGGCACAAGCCAAGCTGAGCACCTGAAGCCCAGACAGCTCTCGAGCAGTGGTGCATGTAATGGAGACCATCACAACAAACCCAGCAGCCATtttgagagtcagcgcaaaaggtCGAAATCAGCTCATGATTGGCTTGGTTCAGAGCCAGCCCGAGCTGCCAGTCCCTGGAATGCTGGTCAGAGTTTGATTAACAGCAGCATCCAACATAAAGGTCAGTTCTACTTCGTCACCGGAGTGTGTAAGCTGTCTGACTCGGCATCTGTGTGCGGCTCTGAGGCTGGGAGTGAGAGCTCCACTGTGCCGGAGACGCAtcagctcagagagaaagaaagatgcCACAGCACAATGGATAACTTGTTTAGACCTCTCCAAGAGAGCTCTCGCACTTCCAGTGGTGTGATTCCAGACGAGAGAGAGGTTTTCACCTCTGTCTCCCACGGCAAGGACCTGTCCTCCAGGAGCCAGGACCAGGAGAACCGCAGACTATCGCTCACCTCGATGCGCTCTGCTCAAAGCTTTGACACCTTAGAAGATATCGACATGATGCAGAGTCGAGAGATTGGCCGCCACACTGCCAACAACCCTATTTTCTACTGTGGACCTGACAGAAACTGCCCCACACCAACACAGGAGGTCACTTCAGTGAATGAACAAGCAAACCATCACAAGAGAGAGGAGCAGGCAAAGAGAGGGAAACGGCAGCCCTTGGGGGATGTAGCCAGCGAGAGGATAAACAAAGAAACTACTCCGCTTCTGTACCACCTCACCGGAGCCAACAGAGCAGCATTACAGCCCAAGAAGAATGATTTCAGTGTAAAGGGCAAGGAAGCagtccaaaacaaaacaggtcaCGGAGACTTGGCTGACAACGGTAATGAGAGACCTTCAAAAAGTGACACGAACACGAACGATCGAGGGGAAGTCATCTCCGCCTGTAACACCCTGGATGACTCATTTAAAAAGTACTACAAGGAGAAGCTGAAGGATGCTCAGTCTAAAGTCTTAAAGGAGACGTCATTTAAAAGGAAGGATTTGCAACTGTCATGGCCACACCGAGTCAGGCAAAAACCTGAGATGAGGCCTACAGTGATTCACTCTTTCTCCTCATCACAGGACTCTGAGACCTCCACAGAGACTCTCACTCCCTCTGTGGCCTCTGAGGAGACGGAGAAGGGGAGCATTAAGGAAGAAGACAGGGAGAGTCACTGGGAGATGGACAAAGAGACTGAAAAGGAAAACGGGAGGCCTGAAAAGGTGGCGCAGCCCCAGGTAGCACGCATCGGAGGCAGGAGACGTTTGACTCCAGAGCAGAAGAAGATGTGCTACTCGGAACCAGAGAAGCTTCACCAGCTCGGTGGCGGTCCTGTCCACTCTGCCTGCCGCTCATTTGGCAACGAAAGCGACAGCCTGTTTGGCATTGAATGCGAGGGAGAGGAACATGTGCAGAAAGGAGAGCAGGGACTGGTGGCAGCACGAAGGAAGATGTTCGAGACAAGAGGTCGAGCCCTTTCAGCCTCCAGTGCTTCAAAGACGAACCtaaaacatctgcagcacaAGGCTCTGGTGGAGTACATGGAGCGTAAGACCGGCCAGAAGGTGGCTGAGCCGCAGCAACCAGCGCCTCAGTTACCTCCTCCGCCCAGACAGAGGCATTCTCtgggagagaaaccatttgacTGGGGTCCCAGACCTTCATCAGCAATTCATGAAGGAAAAAACACCAAGAAGAAACTCAACAGGCCGCACTCTGCAGGCCGCATCCTCGATTCCTCCACCAGCTCCATCAG GTACGCCCAGTTCTTCTCAGCTCAGTCTTGTTCAGGCCAGTATGCTGGCCAGTCCAATCAGCTCAAgtggagggagagcagaggTCCATCTCAGGGGAAGTCCGTCTCCGTCGAGAGTCTCCTGGACCAGCCAGAACCACCCAGTTTCTTCAGGAACAGATCCACATCCACACCACATACGCTTGAA GATCTGGAGGCACACGACCGTGAAAAGGATCCTGTACCAGTTAATTCTATGGAAACCTCGAG GCCCCAGAAGAATCCCACTGACGAGTCCTTGATAAAGCCTGAGGGCCAGCAGCGTGTCCGTGTGGTCGCACAGAGGGGGAAGTCCATGGAAGAGCTCGGGGCATCGAAGTTAACAAGACCGTCAGCCCTGAGTAAAAGTTCTGAGCAGCTGGATCAGCTGGGGAGGTTTTCCGCTGGACCCGGAGGACCAGAGAGGGACAAGAGGAGTGTTTCATTCTTTGCCGAAGTCCAGTCAGCCCATGGGCAGGAAAGAGGGTGGAACAAACATCATGTAACAGAGCAAGTGGGACCAGAACCAGAGGTTGTTGGTCAGAAGAACACTCAGGGACAGATGCAAAACCAAACCCAGAAGAAGCTGTTGAAGCAGAACTCAGAACCAGGGCAAGATGCCTCGGTGGGAACAAGAAACTCAAGTAGATCCACCTCCccagcctcctcttcctcttcccggGCCAGAGTTCACTCTGGACCTCCTGGGTCTGCCACAGTTGAGTTCAGATCCAGCAGACCGCCCAGTGAGACTGCATCTCACCCACCTTCCCCCAGAAGTCTAGAGCCCAGCGAGAGGGAGATCAATTCCACCTCATCCACCCCCACCCAGACAAAGCTTCCTAGTGAGAACAGGCTCAGCTCCAG TAGAGCCCGGACTTCTGTGACTGGACCAGAGACGGAGCAGTCAGTGGATGAGCCCGGCGGTGACGCCCCACCGCCTGATTCAAATCACGAAGTGTCTCTGAGCTGCGGCGTCACCACAGATCCGTCACTGTGGATCCTCCCTCCAGAGGAAGAGATCAGAGAGGAGCTCCAGACCTCGCTGCTGACAGACAATGTTTTTGATGATGAGTCCAGCAGCTCGGCCCCTCCGGCGCCGATAAGTGAAACCTCTGTGTCTCCCTGCACCTCGGTATCGGACGCAGACATCagtcagcaggtggaggaggagatcaCTCCAGAAACGGAAGATGAGAAGCCGGGAGAAAACCAGGAGAATGAAGAGAGGGGGACAccagagggagagacggagagccTGGAGAAGCCTGCGGAGAGACCTCAGTGGGAGGAGCTCGTAGAAGCGGTGGTCACGGCCGACCAGTCACTGGCTCGAGTGCTCTACCCACTGGCCAGTCGGAAGACGGCGCTCATGTTGATGgagcagctgctgtcagaagaCACACTGCTGATGGAGGAGCACTACAAGAAGAAGCAGGAACAGAAAGGAGCAGCAGAAAC tgCTGAACCGGTCGAAGGTGCTGACCCGTCTCCTCGTCCCTCTGCTGCTGAAAGCCTCAAACCTCAGAGTACAGACCTGCAGAGCAACGCTGACGTCACTGAGAAGAAG CGTCTGCTGGTGTCTTATATCGAGGCGCGTCTGCACTCACTGGAAGAAATGCGCAATCCGCTCCAGACAGAGATTCAGGAGAACGTGGCTCACGGGGAGGCGCTGGAGGTGCTGGTCCGTGAGCGCTGTCAGCCCGTGGAGCTGGAGAGGTACAACCTGTTCATCGGAGACCTGGAGAGGGTGGTGAGCCTGCTGCTGTGCCTCTCTGCTCGGCTGGCGAGGGTCCAGAACGCCCTGAGCACCGTGGACCAACACACAGatgctgaggagaag
- the shroom1 gene encoding protein Shroom1 isoform X2, translated as MDSYNFHFERMSNVDLHPLSLPVSRLSPAKSNSSIADQLAHHQHGKGDSAYSSFSGGSTAPDYPSPFLPDDLQSSSFSHYADLKYVKSIYHPTQVLQSDSKTMDQLYRSVEAISQQYRNNTSIKVNHHNGNDSFHSNNKALSKQEVPSQGAHPPVRPPPVPARMDSFIATKNLENSRVHRQGTEPQQQPRHNSRLHPQPHGLNTPRPEKANPDTGNPSINSDPVYSVWRGPQQQQPQAQQPPSYRPHLQPHDQTRVPLNPEYLYIMDNKTASEQHKSANILSRSPPRGTSQAEHLKPRQLSSSGACNGDHHNKPSSHFESQRKRSKSAHDWLGSEPARAASPWNAGQSLINSSIQHKGQFYFVTGVCKLSDSASVCGSEAGSESSTVPETHQLREKERCHSTMDNLFRPLQESSRTSSGVIPDEREVFTSVSHGKDLSSRSQDQENRRLSLTSMRSAQSFDTLEDIDMMQSREIGRHTANNPIFYCGPDRNCPTPTQEVTSVNEQANHHKREEQAKRGKRQPLGDVASERINKETTPLLYHLTGANRAALQPKKNDFSVKGKEAVQNKTGHGDLADNGNERPSKSDTNTNDRGEVISACNTLDDSFKKYYKEKLKDAQSKVLKETSFKRKDLQLSWPHRVRQKPEMRPTVIHSFSSSQDSETSTETLTPSVASEETEKGSIKEEDRESHWEMDKETEKENGRPEKVAQPQVARIGGRRRLTPEQKKMCYSEPEKLHQLGGGPVHSACRSFGNESDSLFGIECEGEEHVQKGEQGLVAARRKMFETRGRALSASSASKTNLKHLQHKALVEYMERKTGQKVAEPQQPAPQLPPPPRQRHSLGEKPFDWGPRPSSAIHEGKNTKKKLNRPHSAGRILDSSTSSIRYAQFFSAQSCSGQYAGQSNQLKWRESRGPSQGKSVSVESLLDQPEPPSFFRNRSTSTPHTLEDLEAHDREKDPVPVNSMETSRPQKNPTDESLIKPEGQQRVRVVAQRGKSMEELGASKLTRPSALSKSSEQLDQLGRFSAGPGGPERDKRSVSFFAEVQSAHGQERGWNKHHVTEQVGPEPEVVGQKNTQGQMQNQTQKKLLKQNSEPGQDASVGTRNSSRSTSPASSSSSRARVHSGPPGSATVEFRSSRPPSETASHPPSPRSLEPSEREINSTSSTPTQTKLPSENRLSSRARTSVTGPETEQSVDEPGGDAPPPDSNHEVSLSCGVTTDPSLWILPPEEEIREELQTSLLTDNVFDDESSSSAPPAPISETSVSPCTSVSDADISQQVEEEITPETEDEKPGENQENEERGTPEGETESLEKPAERPQWEELVEAVVTADQSLARVLYPLASRKTALMLMEQLLSEDTLLMEEHYKKKQEQKGAAETAEPVEGADPSPRPSAAESLKPQSTDLQSNADVTEKKRLLVSYIEARLHSLEEMRNPLQTEIQENVAHGEALEVLVRERCQPVELERYNLFIGDLERVVSLLLCLSARLARVQNALSTVDQHTDAEEKQSLDSRHRLLCKQREDAKDLKDNLDRRENLVSTFLSRQLSAEQLQDYRRFVQTKASLLIRQKDLEEKQRLGEEQLEALNNSLHL; from the exons ATGGATTCCTACAACTTCCACTTTGAGAGAATGAGCAACGTGGACCTGCATCCTCTGAGCCTGCCTGTCAGCCGGCTCTCCCCAGCCAAGTCCAACAGCAGCATTGCCGACCAACTTGCTCATCACCAGCACGGCAAAGGAGACTCCGCCTACAGCTCCTTTTCTGGCGGTTCCACCGCGCCGGACTAcccctctcccttcctcccaGACGACCTACAGTCCAGTTCCTTCAGCCACTATGCTGATCTTAAGTACGTGAAGTCCATTTACCATCCGACCCAGGTTCTGCAGTCCGACTCAAAGACCATGGACCAGCTGTATCGCTCTGTAGAAGCTATCTCACAGCAGTACCGCAACAATACCAGCATCAAAGTAAACCACCACAATGGCAATGACAGTTTCCATTCCAACAACAAAGCACTCTCTAAACAAGAGGTACCCTCCCAAGGAGCTCaccctcctgtccgtcctcctccAGTCCCGGCACGCATGGATAGTTTCATAGCCACAAAAAACTTGGAGAACAGCAGGGTCCACCGGCAGGGTACTGAGCCTCAACAACAACCCAGACACAACAGTCGACTCCATCCACAGCCCCATGGCCTGAACACCCCAAGACCTGAGAAGGCTAACCCAGATACAGGCAACCCGAGCATTAATTCTGACCCAGTGTACTCAGTTTGGAGGGGCCCACAACAGCAACAGCCTCAGGCCCAGCAGCCACCAAGCTACCGCCCCCACCTCCAGCCTCATGATCAGACCAGGGTGCCGTTGAACCCTGAATATCTTTACATCATGGATAACAAAACTGCCTCTGAGCAGCACAAGTCAGCAAACATCCTCAGCCGATCACCTCCCCGAGGCACAAGCCAAGCTGAGCACCTGAAGCCCAGACAGCTCTCGAGCAGTGGTGCATGTAATGGAGACCATCACAACAAACCCAGCAGCCATtttgagagtcagcgcaaaaggtCGAAATCAGCTCATGATTGGCTTGGTTCAGAGCCAGCCCGAGCTGCCAGTCCCTGGAATGCTGGTCAGAGTTTGATTAACAGCAGCATCCAACATAAAGGTCAGTTCTACTTCGTCACCGGAGTGTGTAAGCTGTCTGACTCGGCATCTGTGTGCGGCTCTGAGGCTGGGAGTGAGAGCTCCACTGTGCCGGAGACGCAtcagctcagagagaaagaaagatgcCACAGCACAATGGATAACTTGTTTAGACCTCTCCAAGAGAGCTCTCGCACTTCCAGTGGTGTGATTCCAGACGAGAGAGAGGTTTTCACCTCTGTCTCCCACGGCAAGGACCTGTCCTCCAGGAGCCAGGACCAGGAGAACCGCAGACTATCGCTCACCTCGATGCGCTCTGCTCAAAGCTTTGACACCTTAGAAGATATCGACATGATGCAGAGTCGAGAGATTGGCCGCCACACTGCCAACAACCCTATTTTCTACTGTGGACCTGACAGAAACTGCCCCACACCAACACAGGAGGTCACTTCAGTGAATGAACAAGCAAACCATCACAAGAGAGAGGAGCAGGCAAAGAGAGGGAAACGGCAGCCCTTGGGGGATGTAGCCAGCGAGAGGATAAACAAAGAAACTACTCCGCTTCTGTACCACCTCACCGGAGCCAACAGAGCAGCATTACAGCCCAAGAAGAATGATTTCAGTGTAAAGGGCAAGGAAGCagtccaaaacaaaacaggtcaCGGAGACTTGGCTGACAACGGTAATGAGAGACCTTCAAAAAGTGACACGAACACGAACGATCGAGGGGAAGTCATCTCCGCCTGTAACACCCTGGATGACTCATTTAAAAAGTACTACAAGGAGAAGCTGAAGGATGCTCAGTCTAAAGTCTTAAAGGAGACGTCATTTAAAAGGAAGGATTTGCAACTGTCATGGCCACACCGAGTCAGGCAAAAACCTGAGATGAGGCCTACAGTGATTCACTCTTTCTCCTCATCACAGGACTCTGAGACCTCCACAGAGACTCTCACTCCCTCTGTGGCCTCTGAGGAGACGGAGAAGGGGAGCATTAAGGAAGAAGACAGGGAGAGTCACTGGGAGATGGACAAAGAGACTGAAAAGGAAAACGGGAGGCCTGAAAAGGTGGCGCAGCCCCAGGTAGCACGCATCGGAGGCAGGAGACGTTTGACTCCAGAGCAGAAGAAGATGTGCTACTCGGAACCAGAGAAGCTTCACCAGCTCGGTGGCGGTCCTGTCCACTCTGCCTGCCGCTCATTTGGCAACGAAAGCGACAGCCTGTTTGGCATTGAATGCGAGGGAGAGGAACATGTGCAGAAAGGAGAGCAGGGACTGGTGGCAGCACGAAGGAAGATGTTCGAGACAAGAGGTCGAGCCCTTTCAGCCTCCAGTGCTTCAAAGACGAACCtaaaacatctgcagcacaAGGCTCTGGTGGAGTACATGGAGCGTAAGACCGGCCAGAAGGTGGCTGAGCCGCAGCAACCAGCGCCTCAGTTACCTCCTCCGCCCAGACAGAGGCATTCTCtgggagagaaaccatttgacTGGGGTCCCAGACCTTCATCAGCAATTCATGAAGGAAAAAACACCAAGAAGAAACTCAACAGGCCGCACTCTGCAGGCCGCATCCTCGATTCCTCCACCAGCTCCATCAG GTACGCCCAGTTCTTCTCAGCTCAGTCTTGTTCAGGCCAGTATGCTGGCCAGTCCAATCAGCTCAAgtggagggagagcagaggTCCATCTCAGGGGAAGTCCGTCTCCGTCGAGAGTCTCCTGGACCAGCCAGAACCACCCAGTTTCTTCAGGAACAGATCCACATCCACACCACATACGCTTGAA GATCTGGAGGCACACGACCGTGAAAAGGATCCTGTACCAGTTAATTCTATGGAAACCTCGAG GCCCCAGAAGAATCCCACTGACGAGTCCTTGATAAAGCCTGAGGGCCAGCAGCGTGTCCGTGTGGTCGCACAGAGGGGGAAGTCCATGGAAGAGCTCGGGGCATCGAAGTTAACAAGACCGTCAGCCCTGAGTAAAAGTTCTGAGCAGCTGGATCAGCTGGGGAGGTTTTCCGCTGGACCCGGAGGACCAGAGAGGGACAAGAGGAGTGTTTCATTCTTTGCCGAAGTCCAGTCAGCCCATGGGCAGGAAAGAGGGTGGAACAAACATCATGTAACAGAGCAAGTGGGACCAGAACCAGAGGTTGTTGGTCAGAAGAACACTCAGGGACAGATGCAAAACCAAACCCAGAAGAAGCTGTTGAAGCAGAACTCAGAACCAGGGCAAGATGCCTCGGTGGGAACAAGAAACTCAAGTAGATCCACCTCCccagcctcctcttcctcttcccggGCCAGAGTTCACTCTGGACCTCCTGGGTCTGCCACAGTTGAGTTCAGATCCAGCAGACCGCCCAGTGAGACTGCATCTCACCCACCTTCCCCCAGAAGTCTAGAGCCCAGCGAGAGGGAGATCAATTCCACCTCATCCACCCCCACCCAGACAAAGCTTCCTAGTGAGAACAGGCTCAGCTCCAG AGCCCGGACTTCTGTGACTGGACCAGAGACGGAGCAGTCAGTGGATGAGCCCGGCGGTGACGCCCCACCGCCTGATTCAAATCACGAAGTGTCTCTGAGCTGCGGCGTCACCACAGATCCGTCACTGTGGATCCTCCCTCCAGAGGAAGAGATCAGAGAGGAGCTCCAGACCTCGCTGCTGACAGACAATGTTTTTGATGATGAGTCCAGCAGCTCGGCCCCTCCGGCGCCGATAAGTGAAACCTCTGTGTCTCCCTGCACCTCGGTATCGGACGCAGACATCagtcagcaggtggaggaggagatcaCTCCAGAAACGGAAGATGAGAAGCCGGGAGAAAACCAGGAGAATGAAGAGAGGGGGACAccagagggagagacggagagccTGGAGAAGCCTGCGGAGAGACCTCAGTGGGAGGAGCTCGTAGAAGCGGTGGTCACGGCCGACCAGTCACTGGCTCGAGTGCTCTACCCACTGGCCAGTCGGAAGACGGCGCTCATGTTGATGgagcagctgctgtcagaagaCACACTGCTGATGGAGGAGCACTACAAGAAGAAGCAGGAACAGAAAGGAGCAGCAGAAAC tgCTGAACCGGTCGAAGGTGCTGACCCGTCTCCTCGTCCCTCTGCTGCTGAAAGCCTCAAACCTCAGAGTACAGACCTGCAGAGCAACGCTGACGTCACTGAGAAGAAG CGTCTGCTGGTGTCTTATATCGAGGCGCGTCTGCACTCACTGGAAGAAATGCGCAATCCGCTCCAGACAGAGATTCAGGAGAACGTGGCTCACGGGGAGGCGCTGGAGGTGCTGGTCCGTGAGCGCTGTCAGCCCGTGGAGCTGGAGAGGTACAACCTGTTCATCGGAGACCTGGAGAGGGTGGTGAGCCTGCTGCTGTGCCTCTCTGCTCGGCTGGCGAGGGTCCAGAACGCCCTGAGCACCGTGGACCAACACACAGatgctgaggagaag